The following proteins are co-located in the Neodiprion virginianus isolate iyNeoVirg1 chromosome 6, iyNeoVirg1.1, whole genome shotgun sequence genome:
- the LOC124306711 gene encoding uncharacterized protein LOC124306711 isoform X2 has translation MAVPMWLNSDYIKAVLRKVEKNDSIEVSDMTVKPATANGDNYMSDMHRIGVKFLRVLDGRQVTETRSFIAKIAIAEGIQAKMTADGRFFEIESSMMSETLPRMQEILSRHGMPASLSARCLPTQEEGPIHLLLEDLVAEGFRLADRQAGLDLDHCLVAIRNLANFHASSVALAEKDLAAVTKYNKGNFHKDHVLIAFFESTMKYFAEEVAKWPELNPRIYNKILKLSEVVCEKLCEAALFRENDFNVLNHGDFWINNTMFRYDDQQNPVDSRFSTKATS, from the exons ATGGCCGTACCGATGTGGTTGAACTCGGATTACATAAAAGCCGTCTTACGGAAAGTCGAGAAAAATGATTCCATTGAAGTGTCAGATATGACCGTAAAGCCAGCCACGGCCAACGGTGACAATTACATGAGTGATATGCATCGCATCGGCGTCAAATTCTTGCGGGTTCTTGACGGACGGCAAGTGACGGAGACAAGGTCTTTCATAGCGAAGATCGCCATTGCAGAAGGTATTCAAGCAAAAATG ACGGCGGATGgtagattttttgaaatagaaTCTTCAATGATGTCGGAAACTTTGCCGAGGATGCAAGAGATTTTGTCTAGACATGGTATGCCTGCCTCTTTATCGGCAAGATGTCTGCCGACTCAGGAAGAAGGACCGATTCATCTGTTGCTCGAGGATCTGGTAGCCGAAGGCTTTCGCCTCGCTGATCGTCAGGCTGGTTTGGATCTGGATCATTGTTTGGTAGCGATTCGCAATCTTGCTAATTTTCATGCGAGTTCAGTAGCTCTTGCAGAAAAG GACCTTGCAGCTGTAACAAAGTACAACAAAGGAAATTTCCACAAGGATCACGTATTGATTGCCTTTTTCGAATCAAccatgaaatattttgcagAAGAGGTTGCTAAATGGCCCGAATTGAATCCGCG GATTTATAACAAGATATTGAAGTTATCGGAAGTTGTCTGCGAAAAACTATGCGAGGCTGCTCTTTTTCGGGAAAACGATTTCAATGTCCTCAATCACGGAGATTTCTGGATAAATAATACAATGTTCCGTTACGATGACCAACAGAACCCTGTCGATTCTAGATTC TCGACAAAAGCAACTTCGTAA
- the LOC124306711 gene encoding uncharacterized protein LOC124306711 isoform X3, protein MAVPMWLNSDYIKAVLRKVEKNDSIEVSDMTVKPATANGDNYMSDMHRIGVKFLRVLDGRQVTETRSFIAKIAIAEGIQAKMTADGRFFEIESSMMSETLPRMQEILSRHGMPASLSARCLPTQEEGPIHLLLEDLVAEGFRLADRQAGLDLDHCLVAIRNLANFHASSVALAEKDLAAVTKYNKGNFHKDHVLIAFFESTMKYFAEEVAKWPELNPRIYNKILKLSEVVCEKLCEAALFRENDFNVLNHGDFWINNTMFRYDDQQNPVDSRFPI, encoded by the exons ATGGCCGTACCGATGTGGTTGAACTCGGATTACATAAAAGCCGTCTTACGGAAAGTCGAGAAAAATGATTCCATTGAAGTGTCAGATATGACCGTAAAGCCAGCCACGGCCAACGGTGACAATTACATGAGTGATATGCATCGCATCGGCGTCAAATTCTTGCGGGTTCTTGACGGACGGCAAGTGACGGAGACAAGGTCTTTCATAGCGAAGATCGCCATTGCAGAAGGTATTCAAGCAAAAATG ACGGCGGATGgtagattttttgaaatagaaTCTTCAATGATGTCGGAAACTTTGCCGAGGATGCAAGAGATTTTGTCTAGACATGGTATGCCTGCCTCTTTATCGGCAAGATGTCTGCCGACTCAGGAAGAAGGACCGATTCATCTGTTGCTCGAGGATCTGGTAGCCGAAGGCTTTCGCCTCGCTGATCGTCAGGCTGGTTTGGATCTGGATCATTGTTTGGTAGCGATTCGCAATCTTGCTAATTTTCATGCGAGTTCAGTAGCTCTTGCAGAAAAG GACCTTGCAGCTGTAACAAAGTACAACAAAGGAAATTTCCACAAGGATCACGTATTGATTGCCTTTTTCGAATCAAccatgaaatattttgcagAAGAGGTTGCTAAATGGCCCGAATTGAATCCGCG GATTTATAACAAGATATTGAAGTTATCGGAAGTTGTCTGCGAAAAACTATGCGAGGCTGCTCTTTTTCGGGAAAACGATTTCAATGTCCTCAATCACGGAGATTTCTGGATAAATAATACAATGTTCCGTTACGATGACCAACAGAACCCTGTCGATTCTAGATTC CCTATCTGA
- the LOC124306711 gene encoding uncharacterized protein LOC124306711 isoform X1 — protein sequence MAVPMWLNSDYIKAVLRKVEKNDSIEVSDMTVKPATANGDNYMSDMHRIGVKFLRVLDGRQVTETRSFIAKIAIAEGIQAKMTADGRFFEIESSMMSETLPRMQEILSRHGMPASLSARCLPTQEEGPIHLLLEDLVAEGFRLADRQAGLDLDHCLVAIRNLANFHASSVALAEKDLAAVTKYNKGNFHKDHVLIAFFESTMKYFAEEVAKWPELNPRIYNKILKLSEVVCEKLCEAALFRENDFNVLNHGDFWINNTMFRYDDQQNPVDSRFVSAKFYI from the exons ATGGCCGTACCGATGTGGTTGAACTCGGATTACATAAAAGCCGTCTTACGGAAAGTCGAGAAAAATGATTCCATTGAAGTGTCAGATATGACCGTAAAGCCAGCCACGGCCAACGGTGACAATTACATGAGTGATATGCATCGCATCGGCGTCAAATTCTTGCGGGTTCTTGACGGACGGCAAGTGACGGAGACAAGGTCTTTCATAGCGAAGATCGCCATTGCAGAAGGTATTCAAGCAAAAATG ACGGCGGATGgtagattttttgaaatagaaTCTTCAATGATGTCGGAAACTTTGCCGAGGATGCAAGAGATTTTGTCTAGACATGGTATGCCTGCCTCTTTATCGGCAAGATGTCTGCCGACTCAGGAAGAAGGACCGATTCATCTGTTGCTCGAGGATCTGGTAGCCGAAGGCTTTCGCCTCGCTGATCGTCAGGCTGGTTTGGATCTGGATCATTGTTTGGTAGCGATTCGCAATCTTGCTAATTTTCATGCGAGTTCAGTAGCTCTTGCAGAAAAG GACCTTGCAGCTGTAACAAAGTACAACAAAGGAAATTTCCACAAGGATCACGTATTGATTGCCTTTTTCGAATCAAccatgaaatattttgcagAAGAGGTTGCTAAATGGCCCGAATTGAATCCGCG GATTTATAACAAGATATTGAAGTTATCGGAAGTTGTCTGCGAAAAACTATGCGAGGCTGCTCTTTTTCGGGAAAACGATTTCAATGTCCTCAATCACGGAGATTTCTGGATAAATAATACAATGTTCCGTTACGATGACCAACAGAACCCTGTCGATTCTAGATTCGTAAgtgcaaaattttatatatag
- the LOC124307241 gene encoding uncharacterized protein LOC124307241: MAVPKWLDSDYVQTILRKAEKDDSIRVSSLSVKPAIAKGENYASDLYRLNVDYSRILEGRHVTESKSVITKVATDGGCRDEMARESRFFEIEMSMMSETLPRMQEILTSHGMSASLSAQCLHIQEADPKHLFLEDLLVAGFRLADRRKGLDLDHCLVAMRNLAKFHAASVALGEKDLQAVKKYNKGMFDKNQCNAVIEFYPGRAKMLAEEVANWPELSPRIRQKLAKLPEGLYERGCEAALLREDDFNVLTHGDVWTNNMMFRYDENHKPIDHRFLDFQISNYASPVLDLLYFFATSPNDDVRKQHRELIVREYHAALTTAMAQLKCSTAGPSLEYIMDSLRKRALFEVILTFSILPLALFDLKSVISPEEAEEYNVEHERLSYKGELFRKVMTRILPLYDSMGLLDTQNGLR; the protein is encoded by the exons ATGGCCGTGCCCAAGTGGCTGGACTCGGATTACGTGCAAACGATCCTCCGGAAGGCAGAGAAGGATGATTCTATCAGGGTGTCCAGTTTGAGTGTAAAGCCAGCTATAGCCAAGGGTGAAAATTACGCGAGTGACTTGTATCGCTTGAACGTAGATTACTCGCGGATTCTCGAAGGGCGCCATGTAACGGAGTCGAAGTCTGTCATAACAAAAGTCGCCACTGATGGCGGTTGTCGGGATGAAATG GCAAGAGAATCTCGATTTTTCGAGATAGAAATGTCTATGATGTCGGAAACTTTGCCGAGGATGCAAGAGATTCTGACGAGTCACGGTATGTCTGCTTCTTTATCAGCACAATGTCTACACATCCAGGAAGCAGACCCAAAGCATTTGTTCCTCGAGGATCTACTAGTCGCAGGATTTCGTCTCGCCGATCGCCGAAAGGGATTAGATCTGGATCATTGTCTAGTTGCAATGAGAAATCTTGCCAAGTTTCACGCGGCTTCTGTAGCGCTTGGGGAGAAG GACCTGCAAGCCGTGAAAAAGTACAACAAAGGAATGTTTGACAAGAATCAGTGTAACGCAGTCATTGAATTTTATCCAGGCAGAGCGAAAATGTTAGCGGAGGAAGTTGCTAATTGGCCCGAGTTGAGCCCACG GATTCGTCAAAAACTCGCAAAGCTTCCTGAAGGTCTCTATGAGAGAGGATGTGAAGCTGCTCTTTTACGAGAAGACGATTTCAACGTTCTCACACACGGAGATGTCTGGACAAATAACATGATGTTCCGTTATGACGAAAATCACAAGCCCATCGATCATAGATTC TTAGACTTTCAAATCAGTAACTACGCTTCACCAGTGCTCGACCTTCTCTACTTTTTTGCAACAAGCCCAAACGACGATGTCCGTAAGCAACACCGTGAGTTAATTGTGCGCGAGTATCACGCCGCTTTGACAACTGCCATGGCCCAGCTGAAGTGCAGCACCGCAGGACCAAGTCTCGAATATATAATGGATTCGTTGAGAAAGCGTGCTCTGTTCGAAGTGATTCTAACGTTCTCGATATTACCGTTGGCTTTATTCGATCTAAAGAGTGTGATCAGTCCGGAGGAAGCGGAGGAGTACAACGTGGAACATGAAAGACTCTCGTACAAGGGTGAATTGTTCCGAAAGGTTATGACGAGGATTCTCCCATTGTACGACAGCATGGGATTGTTGGATACGCAAAACGGTCTCCGGTAG